DNA from Cystobacter fuscus DSM 2262:
GGGGGAACGTCCACGGAGATGAGCCCCGGGATGTGGCTTCGCTCGATGTCGCAACCCATTTCCTCGAGTAATTCCCTGACGGAAGGAATGTCCTTCTCGTCGTAGACGATGAGGCGAAGGGTGCTGTGACCCGAGGGGCGTACGACCTCCCGGAAACGAAGCTCCTGCTGCTCGATCGTGGCGGTAACGATGTCGCCATACGCGATGCCCCTGGCGAAGAATGGGATATTGTCAATCTGGAACAGCCCCTCTCCCACGGGGAGGGCCCACAGGCCCTCGTAGTCCGCGGGAGGGTAGTCGTCCTCATCCTTCTCCAGTTTGACGACGACCTTGACCCGCTCATCCGCTTTGGGTGAGGTCATGGTGCTTCCTCCTGGTCCGGCTCATTGCTCCCCTTCATCGGGAGGCGGGCCTGCTCACTGTGGCCACCTTCTTCGCGTGGGCAATGGCGTTCAGGCTCTCCTTCCGGAGGAAGTGCTCCTTGCGAATGCGCAGGACCCTCCGTTCCGCGTCCTCCAGCATGTCCCATGCTTCTCGGGCCCGGCGGGGGAAGAGGTGGAGAGATTGCACGTAGAGGCAGGCGATATGGACGCGCAGCGCGAGGTTGGAAAAGCCGAGCCGCTGGACACGACGAAGCCACTGGCCGAACTCCTCCCACGGCATGTCGAACGCGTACGCCTGGGAGACGAGCTCCTCCGCGATGCCGCGCCGGGTCAGCTGACGCTCAACCTCGGTCTTCGCCTCGCGCAACCACCGTTTCTCCAGCTCCAGCAATGCGCGCTTGAGCTCCTCGTAGGGGGCGTCGGCCTTCAGCAGCTTCACGAGGAGTTGGTCCTTTTCCTGCCCGCGAGCCAGTCCGCGCTCTTTTCGTGTGCGTCGCATGGTTACGCTCCCGGACAGGGCTTATCGTTGGCCTCCGTGGGCCATGACCCGGAGCGCATGCAGGCTTCGAAGCATGCCTTGCACTGCGTCTCGCCCCAGACCCGGCCTTCGATGCTTCTACTGCTGGCATCAATACACCTGTCGTAAGCCGGTATGAAGATGTCCTTGCGCCATTTCTCCCGCTCCTGGCGGGCTCGAGAGCTTGGGAACCGCGGCATTGATTCGCTCAGCTGGGACCGTGAACTCGACAGGCAGTAGAGAGCGCTTTTTGCACTCGCATCTGCTGTGTGGCACGGGGGTGTTCAAGGAAAAGTCACGCCGCGCACGGTGAGGGTCCGGGTTCCTTCCGACTCCGTCAGCCGCAGCAGGAAGAGTTCCTGGGACTGGGGTTCGGGGGCTTCCGCTTCCACCACGATTTGCCGCAGTTCTCCCGGACGGAGCACGCCCGGCGATTGCCAGGTGCGGAGCACGCGCAGGGAATGCCCTTCCTCGGTGACCAGCTCGGCCGACTTCACCCGCCAGGGCTGTTGATGGGATTCATCCAGCCACAATTCCACCGCGACCCGGCCAATGGCCCGGTAGCTGTAGGCTTCCTTCACGAAAAGGCTGTCCGCGGGCGACTGGGGGAGGTCGGAAAAGAAGTCCAGCGAACGGATGCCGATCCCCTTCTTCACGAGCCTGGCACTGAACAGACCCACGAGGTCTTCCTGGCCCTTTCGCGTCGTTTGTCGCCCCAGTGCCGTCTCGCAGTGCTCCGCGCGCTCTCGTGCTTGTCTTGCTTCCTCCTGGAAGAAGGAGGCCGAGCGTGGTTTCCGGTCGACTCGGACTTGCCGTTCCACCTGGTCGGCGCGCACCACCAGCCGGAAGGTGGTGTTCTCCGGGAGGTTGTTGTCCGCGAAGCCCACCACCAACATCACTGTCTTTCCCGGCGGCGCCATCGCGGAGGGGAGAAGGGTGATCAACCCAGCGCTTTCATCCACCATCACGGACTGGAAGAGTTCGCGCTCCTGGACCGTGACGCTCCCTCTGCGCAGCGGCGCGTTGAACATCAGGTTGGAGGCTTGATTGGGGCTGATGCGAACCTCCCAGTCCTGTCTGGCTCCGTCTGCTGTCAGCTCGATGTGACGCTCGTCTGGCAGGGCGGTCTGTCCTGGGACGATTCCGGACGCGCTGGGCGCACCCTCGAGGAGGTGAAGCAACAAGAGCGTAGTCGGAAGAGACGGCGGCATGTGTCAGACCTCCGGGGTGGTCAGAGTACCAGGGACTTCTGACGTTGGCCGCGCTGTTCGTCTACTCGAATCGCTTCACGGCCCGCAGCGTGGGCCACGCTCGAACGAGGGCGGTATCCCGGGTGCTGCCCTTCTCCTTGACGAGGCCCTTGCGCATGTAGCCCAGCCAGAGCTCCGCGCAGATGGGATAGGTGTGCCCATCCGCGGTGTGCGCCTGGGTGAATCGTCCGTGGACGAGGGTCTCTCCGAAGAACAGCTCTCCCGTGAAGCGGGTGGTGCGGGTCGGGAGCTGTCCCCAGGTCATGAGGCTGATGACCGTCACGGGGCCGGGGCGGACCTCGGCGTTCTTCAACCCTGGATTGGGGAACTCCGCGGTGGGCTCGACCGGGACATCGAACATGCCCAGCTTCTGCATGGTCTCCACCGCGCCCTCGGGGCACTCGGCGGGGGGCGGCTCGGCGTAGAAGCGCCGCAGCTCCTGGCTCGGGCCGGCGCAGGATGCCTGGGCCAGGGCGGCGGCCGTGGTGCAGGCCCACACGAGCTTGCCGAGCACGGGGGTCTGGGAAGAGGAGGTCGCTGGGGGTTGAACGGGAGACGGAGTCGAAGTGCTCACGCGCGTGCTGTCCTTCCAGGGCGTCGCGCTGGCGACGGGCACAGGGATTTCCGCCCACCACTCGGGCGCTGCGCCACGTCCACCTTCGGGTGGCTCGTGAGGAGCCGCCACTTCCTGGCCGGAGTGAGCAACCCCTCGTGGGACGAGGCCCGAGACCGGGGGCGACATGCACAGCGAGCCCCCGAGGACGACGGCGGCCAGGGTCCCGGACCAGAGACGGGTCCGCCGGGACGCGAAGGTGGGGGACGCAGCGGCCGTGGAGGCCTCCTCGGGAGGCTGGGCCCTGCCGCGCACGGGACGTCGCAGGGCCTGGGCCGCGAGCCGCCATGCCCTATCGCGCAATTCTCCCCAGTCGAGCCACACCTCCTGGGAAGTGGTGGCGTCGCGCTCCTCCCACTCTTCGCACAACGCCACGTCCCAGGTGCCGTCCGCGCTCGCGAGCAACGCCTCCACCTCCTCCCCCAGGGCCTCGGCGCTCGGTGGGCGCGCGGCGAGCGACTTCTCCAGCATGCGCAGGCACAACTCGCTCAGCGCGCGGGGCACGCGTGGGTTGAGCACGTGAGGGGGCTCGGGGTGGTGCTGGAGGATGACGTTGGCGAGTGCTCCCTCGTCGGGCACGTCCGTGTCGAAGGGGTAGACGCCCGTGAGCAGCCAGTAGAGCACCACCCCCAGCGCCCAGAGGTCATCCGAGGGCCGCCCGGGGGAGTGCTCGCCCAGGTGCTCTCGTCGGAAGCGCAGCGTCTCGGGGCTGCGGTAGTGGGGCGTGCCCGGCATCGCCAGGGGGTGGGTGATGTCGAGCGCGCCCCAGTAGGTGCCCACGCCGAAGTCCACCAGCACCGCGCGCCCGTCCTCGTGCCGCACGAGCACGTTGTCGCCCTTGATGTCCCGATGCACCACGCCGGCGCGGTGTACCTGCACGAGCTGCCGCGCCACGTCCGCCAGCACGCGCGCGGCCCGCCTCGCCGTGGGGTTGTGCTCACTCGCCCAGTCGGGGAGGGGACGGCCATGCACGTAGGGCATGACGAGGTAGAGGTAGCGGGGCCGCGCCGAGGGCCACGGACCGCACGCGGACACCCCCACCTCTTGCATGCGCCGCAGCCGCAGCCGTACCTCCAGCTCGCGCCACGCCCGGTCCTCGTTCCGCAGGGGCAGGAACTTGAGGGCATGGAGTTGTCCGTCCCGGCGGGCGCGGAACACGGAGCCCTGGCCGCCCTCTCCCAGCCGGCGCTCCAACCGGTAGCCATCCACGACCTCGCCCACGCCCGGTGGCCCCTCCCCACGAGCCTTCCTCCACCGGCGCGCCCTGGCCTCCCCTCGCCCTGCCCGCTCCATGCACCTGACCTCCCGAGTGGGCCAGTCTAACATGACCCCTGACGCCCGGTGCGAGTCTTCCAGGGGGCTTGCTCTAACGGGACATGTCGAAAGGAGAGGTGGGACGCTTGGCTGGGCCTCTCTTGCGGCAATCCACCTGTTCCTTGCCATCCGCGCCGCACCACGAGGAACAGACCACCTCGGGAGGGCTCGTGTCCGACAGGCGTATCCCTTCACATTGAAAGCTGAGGCTCGTCCCCCTTCTTCGGCTCCTCCAGCGATGGAGGGAGCACCGAAACAGGTGATC
Protein-coding regions in this window:
- a CDS encoding DUF4265 domain-containing protein: MTSPKADERVKVVVKLEKDEDDYPPADYEGLWALPVGEGLFQIDNIPFFARGIAYGDIVTATIEQQELRFREVVRPSGHSTLRLIVYDEKDIPSVRELLEEMGCDIERSHIPGLISVDVPPTVPLAVLKRHLDEGEAQERWGYEEACLAP
- a CDS encoding DUF2381 family protein; protein product: MPPSLPTTLLLLHLLEGAPSASGIVPGQTALPDERHIELTADGARQDWEVRISPNQASNLMFNAPLRRGSVTVQERELFQSVMVDESAGLITLLPSAMAPPGKTVMLVVGFADNNLPENTTFRLVVRADQVERQVRVDRKPRSASFFQEEARQARERAEHCETALGRQTTRKGQEDLVGLFSARLVKKGIGIRSLDFFSDLPQSPADSLFVKEAYSYRAIGRVAVELWLDESHQQPWRVKSAELVTEEGHSLRVLRTWQSPGVLRPGELRQIVVEAEAPEPQSQELFLLRLTESEGTRTLTVRGVTFP
- a CDS encoding serine/threonine-protein kinase, giving the protein MGEVVDGYRLERRLGEGGQGSVFRARRDGQLHALKFLPLRNEDRAWRELEVRLRLRRMQEVGVSACGPWPSARPRYLYLVMPYVHGRPLPDWASEHNPTARRAARVLADVARQLVQVHRAGVVHRDIKGDNVLVRHEDGRAVLVDFGVGTYWGALDITHPLAMPGTPHYRSPETLRFRREHLGEHSPGRPSDDLWALGVVLYWLLTGVYPFDTDVPDEGALANVILQHHPEPPHVLNPRVPRALSELCLRMLEKSLAARPPSAEALGEEVEALLASADGTWDVALCEEWEERDATTSQEVWLDWGELRDRAWRLAAQALRRPVRGRAQPPEEASTAAASPTFASRRTRLWSGTLAAVVLGGSLCMSPPVSGLVPRGVAHSGQEVAAPHEPPEGGRGAAPEWWAEIPVPVASATPWKDSTRVSTSTPSPVQPPATSSSQTPVLGKLVWACTTAAALAQASCAGPSQELRRFYAEPPPAECPEGAVETMQKLGMFDVPVEPTAEFPNPGLKNAEVRPGPVTVISLMTWGQLPTRTTRFTGELFFGETLVHGRFTQAHTADGHTYPICAELWLGYMRKGLVKEKGSTRDTALVRAWPTLRAVKRFE